In Phaseolus vulgaris cultivar G19833 chromosome 3, P. vulgaris v2.0, whole genome shotgun sequence, the sequence TTTGCGATAaaattttccatcttttttttttcatggttACAACGTATTTCTTCATCTCTGAGTTGTTGTTTTCAATCACAAATATTGTAGCtactttatatttcattttgttGTATTTTAGCAATGAATTTCATTTCATACACAAACTGTAATTTTGTCATCTTGTGTAATTTTTGGTTCTTTTTTGGTGTCTTGGAAAATCATTGGCATTCTCTCATCTCTCTACTTGAATTGTGTAATAGTAGGTGTTTAAACTTGTGGAAATGTTCCAAAAGACTCGTAAGCGCTTAAACTTGTGGAAATGTGTTGAAAGACTCGTAAGTGTCACTTAGACTTTCACATCAGGAATCCATCTAgtttacatttttttacaaAGTCTCACTTATTTTATGTTGTTTGGTTAGAAGCTACATTTTTTTACAAAGTCTCACTTATTTTATGTTGTTTGGTTAGAAGACTTCATTTAGTTTACATAGGGATACGCACACACTTGAAAATTTTGGTGAAAATCACTCCATTTTTATGAAAACCTTTCAAAACTTggagaaaatattttgataaacaAATGAGTGATCATGATCGAATGAGCCTAAGTGATGAAATTAAAGACTTAAaagtaacataaaaaaaataaaataatatgtattatAGATATGTTTGTTTCAACTtctgaaagaagaagaaaaatctaGAGTAAATATGGTGAGGAATcacatggaagaaaaaaaacatcatTTTATTCGTTATACATCACCAAGTAAAGTGGTGtataataatcataatcatGATTATTACTATCAACACATTCAAGATTCCATCTACGTTCTAATTGTTAACCGGTAATctgaaaagaataaaatttattctattttacATTACCAGGGTTaacttttattctattttatcactattactatttttattattaacaagCAATAAAAAACAAGCATCATTTATTAAAAGGTGACATATATAGAAAATGAGGACCAGGAATGCTCTTTAAACGAAGAAAGATAAAGAgtcattttgaatattttaatacaaaataatattgtaAAGGAATTCAAATATTTGATCTGTAACATTTTCAACACCCGGTGACATACTTTGTTACAAAAGAGTTGGGTTCTGGATCACTAAGCTGCAAAATAAGTTTGGTTATATAAGTATTTCACATACTATCAATAATTATtaagaacaataaaaagaaTTGGAATCATGATTTAATTGTcagaaatattaatttattaagcaGTAAGGTAACAAACCACAATGCAAAGGTTAACTATATCCAAATCATCAAGAATAACTATGAACATCAGTTAACGATTACAGTAAAAACTGGTTATCCAGttgaaaacataaaaaacaatatcAAGACATCAGTCACTGTTTAACCTTCTAAAGAAAACCAAAGTTCATCATGCATGGGAATTCTCTTGTATGCCAAGTCAAATGTATTGGGGAGTTTATCATCCTTGGTATCCAGAACAAAGGCAAAATCTGGATTATTTTCTTTCAACTCTCTGACATCAACGATTGATCGACTGGTGAAATGCTCTTCAGCTGCAAAATCCATCACATAAGATAATCAAACTTTTTGTAGAACATGAAACTTAAACCTTGGTTTGTGAAACAAAATTTAACTCACCTATATGTGCCAAAGAGTTTCCAAAGATGGAAAGAAGCAAGCCTCCTTCCAAAGAGTTTCCCATAAATATTGATGCAAAGGCTGTCATTGCCATTAACACAGGATGTTCACCTTTCCACTACTCATCTCAATAAGAGCATCAAGTGATTTTAAGTCTTAATGTCTTCCAAATGCAAAATGGATTGGGTTTGATGTTATAAAGAGGTGCTCTAGTATCCACCCCAATTATGTAGCTTAATAAGaaacttaaataaaacaaataaaaatgttgATCAAGTTGGAGAGTTACATGGGAAATCAACATCCTCAAAGTCATCACCAAAACCTCCATCATTGCTCCATTCTTCCATGCGATCTTTCCAAGCCACACTTCCATACCCATACACAACAATATCTTTCTTGGAGACCATGGGTTTGGGTTGCACTATATATAATAAGAGAAGCACCAGTTGACATTTCACTAGCATATAACCCCAGGATGTAAAGCTTAATTAGAGTTTTAAATAATCAGAGCAATAAAATAGCCATATCAACACTCAACAAAATTCACCACAACCCAAAAATCAATGCAAAACAAATCTAAGAACCCTAGACAACAAGCAATAAAGTTATTTCCCCTTGTCTCAGCCTTAGAAAACTTCTCTCACAGTTCCAAATCCAATTAATCATGCAACCAGTAACATGCCATGTGAATGAATTTATCCAAACCGCTTTTAAgttcaaaacaaaacaatcaTAATCCGATAAAAAaacaatgataaataaatacatttcaATCCATTAAAAAACTAACCTAATTCGATCAATTGCTCAACTGAAACAAAGTGAATAGACAAGAAGATACCTTCATGCCATGACTGCAAAGTTCTGCAGCTTATCACATTGAGGAGTTGGCATATTCCTATTCCAACTCTGGCTCGGCATCTCCACCTGACAGTATCTCCGAAGCACACTCCGATAATCCTTTATCATACTTTCCTCAACCACCACACGAGCATCAGTCCCCATCGGAGAATTTGCATCAAACACCTGTGATTTCATGAAAAACTGCACCCCGTGCAGCTCAGTCGTTTTCGAAATCTAGTAATTTTAGTACTTGCTTAGAAAACGGCAAGTACGCGAACCTTTTCTCTACTTTAGCGTTTCAATCTGTTTCTCTTTCTCACCAACCTTTTATCTCATATCCTCCTCCATGCGGACTCTCTTGCTCCGCTCCTTGCTTTTCCACACTTCCAGAACGTCGATCCTTCGCTCCAGATAGCGCACCTTCATCTCGCACTCTGCGTTCAGCTGCTTCAAAGTCTTCGTCTCCCTCTCCAGAAACACCAGCGTTCTCTATTGATCCTCGAGCACGCTGCTCAATGTCGCCGCCTCTGATCTGGCCTCCTCGGCGGCATTCACCTCCAACTCCAGCTCCTCCGCCTCTCGTCGCAACGACTCGATCAGCTTCCTCAGCTCTGGATCTCATCCTTCTTCGGCGCATTATCGGACTCCAACGCCTCCATCTTCAACACGATGCCGTTCGCGATATCCATCGCGGTGGTAGAAATTAAATCGAGGAGATTCAGATCGGTGTGAAGAGTGCTCGTGATTTCTCGGTGGCGAAAGGGAAGGCTGAGGGGAAGAGTGGAAAGTAGTGCAGAGAAACAATGACAACACATTTCTTCGATTCGCAGTGTCACCGTTCTTTGTTCGAACTCGTTCACCGATTTCACTTGTCACCAGAGTTGtgacattattattattattattattattattattattattagtaaacAATTTCATTTATCGACCAAAAGAAAATTAGTGgctaaaatataaacatatttgGTGGCTAATTCGGTGACAGAAATAAACAATTACATTTAGCGACAAAAAAAAATCGgtgactaaaaaataaacatattcggtGACTAATTCGGTGGCAGAAAATAAGCAATTATATTTAGCGACCGAAAGAAAATCAGTGGCTAAAAAATAACCATATTCAGTCACTAATTCGatcacaaatatatttttctcaatTTATTCAAAACAGCCACCACTTTGACAACCGATGCTTTTGTCACTCTTATGTTTGGTCGCTAATTCGGTCGCAAAATTAACTAACATCATTAACAATTCATTCGGTCGCTACTTCGGTTGCAGATTTGACACTAAGAGTATTTGGTGACTATTTCGGTCGCAAATTGCGACCACTTATTTTCAGTCGCTGAATTCGAtgactaaattgttattttttgtagtgatacGTCATAAGCctagaaataataattatcataagAAACCTAGAATAAGCTTTCCTCCTTccatgaaaaataaaatgttaaatagatgacagaagttataaaaaaaaaatcataacagtaaacaaaaattataaaaaatagaaaaagaatttaagaaaaaggtaaaatagcttatgagaaaaaaaggaaaagaaaaatgaaaagaaaacttATAAAAGTATAAATGGAAAAGAGGAGgatgaaaaaagagaaaaagaaaagaatgtgAAGGAGCATAAAGaaaagataagaaaataaatgctgtaaaaaataagaaaaaaaaaagagttaattAAAAAATCTTTAGTAATATAGATGAGAAATATTCTTTAATGAGGAATTACACAACTTTGAACTCTCttaatttttcttcaaaaaaatctgatattaaaaatctttttgttttattgttCAGTAACACCAAATAGTGCCGAAaacaaagtgaagaaaaacataaaataacaaAAGCAAGATGTGTaacaaagtgaagaaaaacataaaatagcAAAAGCAATATGTGTTTATATGTTCTTTTATAAAGAATACTGCTATTTTGCCTTAGCttttgaaaaaagattttttcttgatttatatgtaattataaaaagtattttaatgtTTGAAATTTATTGTGGATTGATATTTGATATTGAAACGAGATAATACAATATTCAACcaataaaaattattgttattaaacATAACTAAGATATGAtgacatatttttttatgaagaaGTATGATAACAATTGCTTTGTCACCAAAATTTATAACTAAAAGATAGAAGAAGATAAAACTTCAATAAAAAAGACTTTACTCATTTGAAGAGTAaaatactaaattttttttttcactttttagttttataaaagttatatatatgtaatctttctttgcaattttaaactttttgtaAAGACATAAGTTACTTCAAATTGAGCTTTATTTTAGCCCAGAGtagaattatatttttcttgtcaaatttgaaataatattttatgttcACGGCTATAGcaattattcaatattattaatttatgatttggtaatactttaaaacaaataaaaaaatataaaataaaggataagattattaattgtgtttttgaacATTATACAATTAATATTGAAACAATTCTAGTAAACATTAAGTATTGAAATTTTTTTCCTATAAGTTAGTCTTTATTAAGTCATTGATGGAGATCCATCTAAAACAAAACTAGTCACCACAACTCAGTTTAAAAGCATAGACACAGAAAAATGTATTTTCTCGTCTTGTATAAAGTTGTAAATAGTAGAGATTATAAATTTTCTTTCTGACCTTAaattttggataaaaaatagaataaaattcaAACTCTAAACCTAGGATTGAGAGAGATATGTACTAGAACTTTTAAAACCCTAACTTATCATGCAAATTAGAAAACCCTAACTTATCATGCAAATTAGAATTAGTAGATGACAGATATTCTAAACACTAATCCTAACTTGATAAGTTTAAATTAGGAAAGCTTTTCCTACACACTTCACTAGCTTCTTCCTACACACTTCAATCCCTCCCGAACTAATACAATCCTAGCTTGCATTGCTATGAatcttttgttttgtattttgaagTGCGGAATTTGGTGGAATTGAATGACTAAAATGGACGAAAGAAACTGTGAAATATTGGTGTATGAAAAATGATAATGAAGCTTAATAGAGGTTAGGTCAACTCTTAAAAGACTCCTTGCTAAAACacttagaaataaataaaactagcAATGAGTGAGTTAAGAAACTAGTATTGAAGCTGAAATTTTGGCAACAATTCAATAGTCTTTTAGAAGGAAGCTATCAAATTCAATAGTCCTCAAAATCTGTCATGTAAAAAAAACTAGTAAAATTTCATTTCAATAGTTTTCTTAATATAAATAGTGAAGAAGTTTTTAGTTTGAATTACTATAAATACTCAAGAagtatttaatttgaatttgaattaaaaaaatcaattttgcatATGAAAATACATTGATGAAATACATATTCAACCCATAAATTTACtaacaaaaaaacaaacttaTCAATAAAAGAAGATTGTAGAATGTTACATTCATCATACGTTCATATCCATGTAGGGGAATGTATTTCAGTCCATAAAAGAATTGATGAGATCAGATGTTGACCCTATCCAGAGATATTCAATACGGCAGTAAACTGGAGACACTCGAGAACTTGGTGAATAATCTTAATATAGGAAACCGACCAGAGCATACtaacatataaattaaaatcctCAACAatttacaatataaatttataatacagGGCTCCAAATTATCTGTTCCACCCTCAAACGTCAGAGTTAACAGAGACCAATAAAGAGGATGTAGTGTCTCCATGCTCGTAACAATCAATGCACCAAACAATCACTTCACTCTATCTTCTTTGTTACCCACCACTAAGATCTCACAAGGCCGTCAAAAGTTGCTTTCACCTCCTCTTTTAGCCTGTCATACATTCATAATTGTCTAAACATTCACTACATGACActtacatacatacatacattaTACGTAGCTTATAGTTTTGAAGTTACGCTGAATCTCACCAGCACAACCTACAAGCAAAGCTATTTCAATGAAGTTTCTTTCAAACACTATCACCACTCTCCGCGCGTTTTGATAGCAGAGCTGCCTTAACTATATTTCCCCTTGTAATAAGTCCAGCCTAGAAAGAACGCAGAAAAATCAATTAGCTAAAGTCACTAGAAGAAGAAGCACACCAATTAATCTTGCAAGAGAGAATAGATCTCCTTACCAGCTTTCCATCATCATCGACCACAGGTAGTCTACGATATTTTGTTTCAAGCAACAGCCTATACAAGAAGTAATGGTGTGGGCATCAGATTGGTATAACATGATGGTTGAGATTTAGGAATCGTATTTATcagaatttaataatttaatttttcatgaaattatttaacataaaTGGTGGCACTAATAATCGTCACTGATTTTCTTGTCCTCTTGCATTGCTACAAATTACCATGTTACATACAATAGAATCAGAGAATTCAACATTATTGGATATGTATGAAAAGTCAGTACCTAGCAGCTTCCTCTAGACTTGTCGATTCATGGACAACGAGTGGAGTTGGAGTCATCAAGTCACCAACAACTTGGCCATTAGTCTTACTAAGCAGCTTTTGTATCTCATTGAATGTCTGTCATTCAAAAACTGATTAGAGCTACAGAAGGGTAACCATTCAATAGAATAACAGCTCTTGCTAAACAATTACAATTCCCCTTCTTTTTGAgggaaaatgaagaaaagaaaacaatctGCACATATCCTTTattgtatggaagaatattatTATAGTGACACCCAACATCGTGAGTGGTTTGAGTTTCATGTGCACagattcattaaaaaaatcatacgAAGATATTGCAAACCAATTTAAGAATAAACTATAAAGGGAACTGTCCCTTTCAAGTGGAACAAAAGAGGAATGCTGGTAAGACAGACACCGCGGGTATCAGCACAGGGATGAAGAAGATAAACTATATTACATAGTTTTACTATTTGctggtaaaaaaaatatagttttactataaaatgaaagaaaactATAGTTTTGCtataaaatgaaagaaaactATATTCAAGTCACAGGCTGACTTGAATATGGATTCCTAATATGAAGCAAACCCACACCAAGGATAAAGCCATTCGACCACTACCTGCCTCCTCCCTACCTCTACACTACAAGGAAATGACCCCTATCTCTCCCCACACTCCCCAATTTTCAACTATCACTTGTTATGCAACGATTTAACTGCTGATATCTCATTTTGTGCACTCACTCTTTCTGATCTATTATTTTCTTCAGATTGGACTGATACAGCAAATCAATCCCTTTGCTTACTTTCTCAACTCATCTTCCCCTTCTAGGTTTCTATTAACTTTGTTGTAATGGGTCTATCATACAGTTATTTCTCAACTACCTCAATCCTCCTCTCCTAATAGCCTAAAAATGGCTTCTTCCACATGACGTGGGAGTTCATGCTTCAAGCTTCTTCTCCTTCATGACTTTGCCGAGTTTGACTATGTACCCTAGGGTTTTGACCATCCAATCAAGGCCCAATTAAGGTCCAAAGCTAGTCCACATATATTTCTACAAAATAGACAACCCAAATATACAGAAAGGAACTAATGCATAAGTTCAAGATTGGAACTTTTCAAGAAGTTGACTTTCACAATGTGTTTAAAGCTTTGTCACGAAAGCACCATATAAGTAGAATATAGCCGCTTCAAGGTTGACTCTGGCATACTAAATGTGGATATAAAGGGATGCAAAAGCCAAAATTATACTTCACACAGAATTTTTCTTCTATCCTATAAAACCGAGGCACAAGGAAGTGCGATAAGCATGGAACGTCGATATTATTTGTTTCCCTTTCAAATCTTACATGTTTTGAGAAATATGATCTATTTGCACATCAAGAAACAGGTAATGCAATTTTGACAAGGTAAAGGGGATGGATGAAGACTCACTCTACCAATGAATATTGATCGAACATGAAAATCCAAACTCATAAAACACATGCAGACCATGAACAAATTATATGAATCAGATATAAACTGCTATATCAAAAAGGAATTGTAAACAGAGGTTTGGTATCAATTATCTAAGTATTCAATAATCCAACCAAAACGTTGCCAAATGAGAAGTGGGCTCAGCTTATGTTCGTAACTGACTTGTGTTGGGGCAGTTGAATTATTCATTATTGCATTAAAAACTATGTCCAAACATTAGTTTTTGAATTCTTTCATCATTACCACATTAGCATCTAATAGCACCATTTGGCCTCAGTTTCAGAGGAGTTATATGCAATTACCGGTAAATGATAAATCTATTCCATATAATTAGAATTCATAAGGCAGCATAGTAAATGCTAACAGAAAATCACACTGAATAAGTAGAACATAAAAAGGTCACTTACTTTCCAAGTACTATCAACGTTGGGGAACAGGTTTGCATCAGTCTGAGAACCTCCTAAAAGCCAAACATAACAATCAGCAAAATCTTAGCAGCAGCATGCAGAGAACTTATTGACAAGATTAAGCACAACAATGGGACTCCAATATTGCTGTTACAGACTTGGCAAAAAAGTTAAATACTCTcttcatttcaaattatttGTCATAATTGGTAATGCACATATCATAAGAGTTGTTCATTGCACACATCATAAGAGTTGTTCATTGCACcaattattatgataaaaagTTTTTGACTAAAATGCCCTTCCAAAATTGTGGGACCGTAGTTGTGAATTAATTAAAGAGAAATGCTAGCAACAAAATTTACTATTAGCTGAAATTCTATGgaaattacaaatttttataGCCCCTCTTATTTATAATGAGTATCTTATTATTTTGTAGTATAAATTTTAACCAAAAGTAGGGAATATGTTAGAAGCGTATTAGAAAGTGAGTTACTAACTTACTACTAATAGCAGTCATCtcaattaaatacattaaatatttagatAAGTTACCAACAAGTGAGGGAGgagtttgagaaaaaaaattaatactttcttgattttataaagttagaaatttagaaataaaaactcGCAGATAATTTGAAATAGAGGGAGTACAATTAGCCTCGTTACTCaccaaccaaaacagaaattacTAACTCTCCGACTAAAGCATGTTAAAACATACGGTATCTTCAATCTCACACCCATAAATCAGTAACAACACACaaacattgaaaaaaatatgaagtataATCACTCCCATCGACCATTCAACCTATATAAACATTGATTTGACTTTGTAGATAGCAGAAACTTTGCTACTCTAAATGTAAAACAAAAGTAGTACAACATGACATTTTTAAATTCTGCATCCTTGATATGCATAGTACCTGATATCGAATCAATAGCTAATAAATCGTAATCTGAAACAACTCCAACCTGCAGCGTCACAAGAAGTAGAAAAGGTTCAAGGAGGAATTGAATCCAGTCCAAAATAGAAACCTTTAATTTTCTTTAAGCATTAAATTACACAATAGggcaaaacaaaaagaaaatagtgAGGGGAACTAGAAAATTACCAAATTCCAGTTATCATCAATTACCGGAAGACCACTGATTCTGTTGTTTACCAGAGCCTCCAGAgctgtaataaaataaataaagatatataaataaatagagtAAATTCAGATGATAAAAGTGCATACAACATTGAGGTAGAGGTACCTTCATCAACGGTGGTGGTGGTTTTCACAACATACAAATCTTGCTTCTTTGTCATGAAATCAGCAACGGTATAGGTTCCATTCCCACGCTGAGAAGGTAAAAGCGCAACCCGCAAAAGAAAAAGGGTTAAGGAACACGGTAGCGTAAGAATGACGGTTGATCCAAAGAGAAGAAGACTTACGGGAACCGAATTCACGGTTGGAGTTGAGGCGAGGCGGAACCCGGAGGAGTGAGAGAAACGACGCCGTTTGGGTACAGCGGAGGAACGGAGAGGATAATGGCATTGCGGAAAAAGGGACGGAGGAGAACAAGACCGAAACGGAGCAGCAAGAGTGTTTATGAGATGAATCGAAttcatttctctctctttttttttcttttttttttctttttctttaatttactacgtaatgaaaacaatttttttttatttggatgattttcttgtagagaggttgaaggctgaagaGAGGGAGAATGAAAAGAGATCTAATGATGAAATGGTAAAGTAATGGTGGTGTGAGTAGCAGTTTCGAAGGGGGAAtgataaataattgaaaaaaaattaatagaaagtGAATgagtattataataataaaataataataataataaaaaaaagaaaaaagaaaaaaaaggaaagtgtTTGAAGGAAAAAGAGACGTGAGTATCTTTACTTTTCCGTTGAAGGCGGTGGAATGCAAACAACGTTGACACTTGAACATAACAGTCGGCGTCGGATTCAGCAACGGCGTCGTTTGGTGTGAGACCATTGACATTTCCAATTTTCAaagtttgtttgttttgtttttacgTCGCTTGTGTTTCCCTGTCCGTTGAAGAAGCACGTGGGAACCTTCCGTTTCTTTTGAACCAACTGTTCCGTTTCTTTTCAAGCAACTGTTCCGTTTCTAAATCTTCTTCCGTCTAATGTGTTCATGCCTTACAAGAAGAAAAAACCTCTAAAATTGTCTTATAATGTGTTTTAAACGCGTCTTAtaacaaaatagaaaataataaacaatttaattgatgAAAATAGTTTTATCATTCTATTCTATCCTTATTTTATTTCTCAAACTTTGTGACTGTGTTATTGAATACCCTAATTCCAAAACGGGATTGAATGAAAaactttatgaaaaatattattcaaattttaaaaaatggtaagTACTTTACATTGTTCTGGTTCAAAAAAAAAAGGGATTTTAGATAGAGTAAAGGGTTGAACTTTTTTCCATGAATCAGTCCAAAACAATTTTTCGATCATCTCCCTCTCTttagttttcttctttataaattattcTTCCAAAACAATATCCGAAAAACCAATGTTTCATAATAACagattaaatatttgttttaaaaaaattatttctatttttggtTGAATAGGtccttttttttaatgatgaaATCTTAGGGTggatattattttttgttttatggaTTTTTGTAGCTCAATTTTCATAACCTAATGTTACACGTAATCGGAAACCGAGTCATTCCCTTGGGATTTTACCAAGGTAACTTTTTAAGTCATGGACCTTTTTAAAATTTCGAATAGGTCTAGGACAACAAATAgtccccagtcttaagccgaagaggTGAAGAGGCTTGCAAACGTGGAGgtcttattttattatgaacATGTGTTACCTACTAAGAAACAACACTCGGAATTGTGCTTGTTTATCAACTAGTGATCCCAAGATTTTTGAATTATACTCAC encodes:
- the LOC137806418 gene encoding probable cadmium/zinc-transporting ATPase HMA1, chloroplastic isoform X2, with translation MVSKKDIVVYGYGSVAWKDRMEEWSNDGGFGDDFEDVDFPSFASIFMGNSLEGGLLLSIFGNSLAHIAEEHFTSRSIVDVRELKENNPDFAFVLDTKDDKLPNTFDLAYKRIPMHDELWFSLEG
- the LOC137806418 gene encoding probable cadmium/zinc-transporting ATPase HMA1, chloroplastic isoform X1, producing the protein MLVKCQLVLLLLYIVQPKPMVSKKDIVVYGYGSVAWKDRMEEWSNDGGFGDDFEDVDFPSFASIFMGNSLEGGLLLSIFGNSLAHIAEEHFTSRSIVDVRELKENNPDFAFVLDTKDDKLPNTFDLAYKRIPMHDELWFSLEG
- the LOC137806422 gene encoding CBS domain-containing protein CBSX1, chloroplastic-like — its product is MNSIHLINTLAAPFRSCSPPSLFPQCHYPLRSSAVPKRRRFSHSSGFRLASTPTVNSVPRGNGTYTVADFMTKKQDLYVVKTTTTVDEALEALVNNRISGLPVIDDNWNLVGVVSDYDLLAIDSISGGSQTDANLFPNVDSTWKTFNEIQKLLSKTNGQVVGDLMTPTPLVVHESTSLEEAARLLLETKYRRLPVVDDDGKLAGLITRGNIVKAALLSKRAESGDSV